In the Armatimonadota bacterium genome, one interval contains:
- a CDS encoding zf-HC2 domain-containing protein — protein sequence MNCRKVRAYLSAYIDAELRGHEHQLVGAHLRTCSSCREEYERLLQVKRLLGRMPVRDCAPDLASRISQYARVRTPLLHPGFGEMLTDRSIALLKMAGAGAALTLAALLWWHNVGAAQSQRIVFQQGGTVMYDLPAPARSESDLTGPGMDVSLLELGPPMADMPNSVPSTGADTPWATDEIPIATQPASRHRHSTIVWKRIAPGH from the coding sequence GTGAATTGCCGAAAGGTACGAGCCTATCTCTCGGCATACATCGACGCGGAACTGCGCGGGCACGAACATCAGCTCGTCGGCGCGCACCTGCGCACCTGCAGCAGTTGCCGGGAAGAGTACGAGAGACTTCTGCAGGTCAAGCGCTTGCTCGGCCGCATGCCTGTCCGCGATTGTGCGCCCGACCTGGCATCGCGAATCAGCCAATACGCCAGGGTGCGTACGCCGCTTCTACATCCGGGGTTTGGCGAAATGCTTACGGATCGCTCCATCGCCTTGCTGAAGATGGCAGGAGCGGGCGCCGCGTTGACTTTGGCTGCATTGCTCTGGTGGCATAACGTGGGTGCGGCCCAATCGCAGCGAATTGTCTTTCAGCAGGGTGGCACCGTGATGTACGACCTTCCTGCTCCAGCTCGTTCCGAGTCCGACCTGACCGGTCCAGGCATGGATGTCAGCCTGCTCGAACTTGGCCCTCCGATGGCCGATATGCCGAACTCCGTGCCCTCCACCGGCGCAGACACGCCGTGGGCGACCGATGAAATCCCAATAGCAACACAGCCGGCGAGCCGCCACCGTCACTCGACGATTGTGTGGAAGAGAATTGCCCCGGGCCACTGA
- a CDS encoding trypsin-like peptidase domain-containing protein, producing the protein MPLFGTFRASRLLSRAFTAAVVSCLLCGAGSAHVNAQVAPTSPPTAALATLQKGFESVAAQLEPAVVTINTTRTLPSRMLNSSQHARIFDATPGSRIAGSGSGVIISPDGWVLTNEHVVGGADHVVVKLHDGREFTGAVYADYRSDLALIKISASQPFAAARLGDSQSCQVGQWAIAIGSPYRFEGSLSVGVISSLHRSQQIDDLDAGGAMRYYPDLLQTDAAINPGNSGGPLCNIAGEVVGINTAIETNGSGGVGIGFAIPINSAKWVVQQLESDGHVAYGYLGINPTSLSPADITALHVSQGALVEESPQRGSPAADAGLQVGDVITAMGGRPILNERQLRQVVAQTLPGTHVAIECVRDGKRLTLHTTLTSAPEAQPTANGNHKLPARLGIDVAPLTHDVATHLGLAPSTRGVVIMSVDSDSASAAYDAIAAGNVIVRVNDSATPDVASYLAATSGIRPGSVVRIYCWLHLPGANAPVERFLAIPLT; encoded by the coding sequence ATGCCGCTTTTTGGGACCTTCCGCGCTTCACGCTTGTTGTCGCGAGCCTTCACGGCCGCCGTGGTTTCGTGCCTTCTGTGCGGCGCCGGCAGTGCGCACGTCAACGCACAGGTGGCGCCCACATCGCCGCCTACAGCCGCGCTCGCCACCCTCCAGAAAGGCTTCGAAAGTGTTGCTGCGCAGTTAGAGCCGGCCGTTGTAACCATAAACACAACGCGCACTCTACCGTCGCGCATGCTGAACAGTTCCCAACATGCACGCATCTTTGATGCAACGCCGGGATCGCGGATTGCAGGTTCCGGCTCCGGCGTCATCATCTCACCGGATGGCTGGGTGCTGACCAATGAACACGTGGTCGGCGGCGCTGATCACGTGGTCGTAAAGCTGCATGACGGTCGTGAGTTTACCGGCGCCGTATATGCCGATTATCGCAGCGACCTGGCGCTGATCAAGATCTCCGCATCTCAACCCTTTGCGGCCGCTCGCCTCGGCGACTCGCAAAGCTGCCAGGTCGGACAATGGGCGATCGCCATCGGGAGTCCATATCGATTTGAGGGATCGCTCTCGGTGGGAGTCATCAGCAGCCTGCACCGATCGCAACAGATTGACGATCTGGATGCCGGCGGAGCCATGCGTTACTATCCCGACCTGCTGCAAACCGACGCGGCAATCAACCCGGGCAACTCAGGCGGTCCGCTATGCAACATCGCCGGCGAGGTTGTTGGAATCAATACGGCGATTGAGACCAACGGTTCGGGCGGTGTCGGCATCGGATTTGCGATACCAATCAATAGCGCGAAATGGGTGGTTCAGCAACTGGAATCGGATGGGCATGTGGCGTATGGCTACCTGGGCATTAATCCAACGAGCCTCTCGCCAGCAGACATTACTGCCCTCCATGTTAGCCAGGGCGCACTTGTCGAGGAGTCGCCGCAGCGCGGCAGCCCGGCAGCAGACGCCGGGCTTCAGGTTGGCGACGTGATTACGGCAATGGGCGGGCGCCCGATCCTGAACGAGCGACAGCTGCGCCAGGTTGTGGCACAGACCCTTCCCGGCACGCACGTAGCTATTGAGTGCGTGCGAGATGGGAAGCGGCTAACGCTGCACACAACACTCACGTCGGCTCCGGAGGCACAGCCCACTGCAAACGGCAACCACAAGCTGCCGGCCAGGCTCGGTATCGACGTGGCGCCCCTGACGCACGACGTTGCAACACACCTTGGCCTTGCGCCATCCACGCGGGGAGTCGTGATTATGTCGGTTGACAGCGACTCTGCCTCGGCTGCATACGACGCGATTGCCGCCGGCAACGTCATCGTGCGCGTTAACGATAGCGCAACGCCGGATGTAGCCTCGTATTTGGCGGCAACATCCGGAATTCGTCCGGGTTCAGTGGTCCGAATCTACTGCTGGCTGCACCTGCCCGGCGCAAATGCACCGGTAGAGCGCTTCTTAGCTATACCGCTCACCTGA